A region from the Gossypium hirsutum isolate 1008001.06 chromosome A08, Gossypium_hirsutum_v2.1, whole genome shotgun sequence genome encodes:
- the LOC107909148 gene encoding uncharacterized protein: MHPTGTKMYRDLCELYWWLRLKQEVTDFVAKCLTCQQKLAKLYISEIVGLHGYRFRSSLIGILVSCYDFGESCMKLWVQGERRVLGPELVSKTEDKVILIRDRLKTASGRQKSYANLKRHEIEYFVGDFIFLKVSPWNKVLRFNRKGKLSPRFIGPYRILKQVGSVTYHLELPLELDRIHNVFHVSMLTPYPSNPSHIIPVEEIEVRPNLTFEEDPVQILDPDVKVLRKKSIPLVKVL; this comes from the exons ATGCATCCTACTGGGactaagatgtaccgagacctctgtgagttatactggtggctACGACTGAAACAGGAAGTTACCGATTTTGTGGCTAAATGtttgacgtgccagcag AAGCTGGCAaagctttatatttctgagatagtgGGACTGCATGGGTACCGATTtcgatcatctctgatagggatccttgtTTCATGTTACGATTTTGGAGAAAGTTGTATGAAGCTCtgggttcaag GTGAACGACGTGTTCTAGGTCCTGAATTGGTTTCtaagactgaggataaggtcataTTGATACGAGATCGACTGAAAACGGCATCAGGCAGgcagaaatcatatgcaaatcTAAAGAGACATGAGATTGAGTATTTTGTGGGAGACTTCAtatttcttaaggtctcaccatggaataAGGTTCTGAGGTTCAATCGTAAGGGTAagctgagccctaggttcattggaccatatcGGATTCTGAAACAAGTGGGGTCAGTCACTTATCATTTGGAGCTGCCTCTAGAGCTTGACCGTATTCACAATGTgttccatgtctcgatgttgaCGCCCTATCCCTCTAATCCCTCGCATATCATCCCTGTTGAGGAAATCGAGGTTAGGCCAAacttgaccttcgaggaggaCCCAGTTCAGATTCTGGATCCCGATGTAAAGGTTCTTCGAAAGAAGTCtattccattagtgaaggtgcTATGA